CTGGGAAAGCGGGTAGATCAGGGGCCAGGAGGCAGCAGAAAGCTGTCCCAAGAGAccaattaaaaacatttttaaagagCCAAAAGGGGCATCTTGGAACACCACACCATAGGCTGAAAATACAATGCGACAAAGGCAGTGGATAAAACCACATGCACAAACACCACAGATGCATGTTAAATTTGGGCATGAAATATAACATGAATAAAATGAATTTCCGGGTTCTAAGTATGGATCTGTAATCCTACAATAGCTGTATGGGAACAGGTATACAAATGTGAGGCATTTCTAATTGTTTATCCTACtgaataaaaacatttattcaaATCCAACATTAAAACATTATTTACAGTAAATCTCATATTTGACCACTATACTAACTTGTCTTCGGTGGCATGAGGGCCCAAAACACAGATGAACTAAAGCAGTATACCCAAAAGTGTTTTTCCTTCAACGTACAAAAACACCTTTTTCTAAAATCAAAACATTTGTCAACATTCCTTTGCCTGGGTGAGCATTTTGTTATAGAATATACTGAGTTTATAACTGGCATGAACATAATGCATGTGTATTTGGGGCAAATTATATCCACTGATGCTTTACATCAAAACATAGCATTGTTAGAGGTCCTCAGCACACCATGGTCAGTAgtttaaaacaatatatattaaaAAGACACACTGCTCGCACCTCAATGGCTCATCTGAGTGTTCTCAGAGATTATCCACTCCTCGAATTCGCCGGGCAAGCTGAATGTCACGGGGGAATAGCGTTACACGCTTGGCGTGGATGGTACACAGGTAGGCATCGGAAAACAGTAAAACGAGGAAAGCCTCTGCAGCCTGGAAGAGAAAGAATGGTGTCAAAATTATGACCAGGAAACGTTCAGATTGACAATAGTTAATAAGGATACCATTTTTTTTATATTGCAGATATGTAAATAAAAACTTTTTCAAAATAAGTGTACTATGATGTTATTATAATCAAACATTTTAAAACTGTAAGACAAGGATTTAGAGTATTGATATAACAGTTCTTCAAATAAGCACAGGAGTGGGAACCAACCTACCTCCTGCAATGCCAGAAGAGCATACACCTGCCATCTCATGAAGTCCCTGCTATACGTCTGGCACACCTCCCGAACCTGAGTAGACAACCTGAGTAAACAACCTTGAAATTCGCTGAAGATAAATAATCACTAACAGGAAATATTAACTCGGGGTAGCAACTTTAATTGTAAAAACAAGCATTTTAGTTCATCTTTCTTTTATTATTTATTCCAAACTAAGACACCACCAGCTTaccagtccctccaggatttttGCAACATATATATATGGAAAAATTATTGATTTTGCTGCAGCAATTCTGACGTCAAAATGCGCTGATGTGTGTCTTCATTGGTCTAAATAGCAAGCCCCCTTTTTGAAGTGCGTGATTGGTCATTTTTATGTGATAATATTGAGATGATTTgactattgtatgcagtaatagTGACGTGATAGGTCAAATATGCAAGCTCTCGCATAATATGTGGGGAATTGTCGATTTTGCAAAGAAATATGGAATCCTGGAGAGACTTGTTTCACAGCAGAGTTCACAGGGCTTTACAGGATTAACTATGTATCATCAACAACAGGTAATGTATTGTTAGAGAGTGGCAGCATCCATCTAAGAATGTAAGGTGGTTGTAAATCGGTCCACAGGAGCCATGTGCTAATCAACCTCTACTATGCAAGACAGTGATGCGACAAAGCCAGTGGTATTTTACCAGGCGCGCAAACGGTCCCTTGCGCAAAAGCAAGTCCGTGCTCTTCTGGTACTTTCGAATTTCCATCAGAGCTCGGGTGCCAGGGCGAAACCTCCTCCTCTTTTGCCGGGAGGGAGCTACACCTGCAGGGGCTAGAGAGATCCAAATCATCTTTAAAACAATGagaacattattattattattattattattattattattattattattattattattattattattattattattataaaatattTATTCATGCCAACATTTTCAACTAGTGGTCACATACATAGCTAAACAAAAAGTTTGCTTCAGTGTCAGGATTGAGAAGGCATGAGTCAAACCAcatttcccctcctccccatcttcCTTACCTGATGGTCCGCTCAGCCGTGCTGCCGGTGATGTTGAAGCAGGCGCGGTTGGGGCTGGAGGCCGATGCTTGGGTGTTGCACCCTTGCGCCGGCTTGCAGAAGAGCCATCAGGATCGCGACGAGGCATCCTCCAATACTAGTTCACAACACTGAGTTAAAGCCACACCTTTGCCTGATGGCGAAGAGAATATGGAGAAAAGATGCATTTAGTGACTTGATCCAGTATTGACCATATAAGTTCTTGGACTTCATCATATACCTGACCTGTAAGCCAATAAGTAAAAAGGGTTCAACTCAGactggataaaaaataaaaagcataaTTTATGTCTTTATGAcaagggtgtcaaactcattccatggagggcctgagtgtctgctggtttttgttacTTCCTTTCAAAATTGTATcaaattaagacctagacaaccaggtgaggggagttcctaactaattcATGATATTAAATTGCTTAATCAGGTACAAGGAAGGagtgaaaacctgcagacactcggccctccatggaatgagtgaGGGGTTTCGATTAATCTCGGGCGGGTGCAAGTGTAGGTGTGTTTTGCACTGGCTGAAAGTTGATTGCATTCGATCTGAAGTGAGCCAGGTGCCCCACTCAGGGCGAAGTCAGCACAAAACTAAAAGTTAAATAAGTAAGCACTTGTAGTAATGAGTAGGATTTCACATGATTTCAAGTGATTGATTTGATAAAGGTTTTCTATCTGCCTTCccaataaaaaaaattgtttttgggATGGAAAAAcgctttcagtgtaaacttaaaacTAAAACCAAATATAAAGTActtggaacaaaaatataaatgcaacaatttcaaagattttaccgaCTTACAGAAATCAATTAATTTTTATTAATtagccaggcccacccaatcagaatgagtttttcccgaCAAAAGGGCTTtactgacatattcaatcaatccctatcccagtctgttgttcccacatgcttcaagagggccaccattgttcctgttcccaagaaagctaaggtaactgagctaaacgactaccgccccgtagcactcacttccgtcatcatgaagtgctttgagagactagtcaaggaccatatcaccatacaccctacctgacaccctagacccactccaatttgcttaccgcccaaataggtccacagacgatgcaatctcaaccacactgccctaacccatctggacaagaggaatacctatgtgagaatgctgttcatcgactacagctctgcatttaacaccatagtgccctccaagctcgtcatcaagctcgagaccctgggtctcgaccccgccctgtgcaactgggtactggacttcctgacgggccgcacccaggtggtgagggtaggcaacaacatttccaccccgctgatcctcaacactggggccccacaagggtgcgttctgagccctctcctgtactccctgttcacccacgactgcgtggccacgcacgcctccaactcaataatcaagtttgcccacgacacaacagtggtaggcttgattaccaacaacgacgagacggcctacagggaggaggtgagggccctcggagtgtggtgtcaggaaaatagccTCAcagtcaacgtcaacaaaactaaggagatgattgtggacttcaggaaacagcagagggaacacccccctatccacattgatggaacagtagtggagagggtagtaagttaagttcctcggcgtacacatcacagacaaactgaattggtccacccacacagacagcatcgtgaagaaggcgcagcagcgcctcttcaacctcaggaggctgaagaaattcggcttgtcaccaaaagcactcacaaacttctacagatgcacaatcgagagcatcctgtcgggctgtatcaccgcctggtacggcaactgctccgcccacaaccgtaaggctctccagagggcagtgaggtctgcacaacgcatcaccgggggcaaactacctgccctccaggacacctacaccacccgatgtcacaggaaggccataaagatcatcaaggacaacaaccacccgagccactgcctgttcaccccgctatcatccagaaggcgaggtcagtacaggtgcatcaaagctgggaccgagagactgaaaaacagcttctatctcaaggccatcagactgttaaacagccaccactaacattgagtggctgctgccaacacactgactcaactccagccactttaataatgggaattgatgggaaatgatgtaaaatatatcactagccactttaaacaatgctacctcatatgtttacataccctacattattcatctcatatgtatatactgtactctatatcatctactgcatctttatgtaatacatgtatcactagccactttaactatgccactttgtttacatactcatctcatatgtatatactgcacccaataccatctactgtatcttgcctatgccgctctgtaccatcactcagtcATATTCAGTCATatactttatgtacatattctttatccccttacacttgtgtctataaggtagtagttttggaattgttagctagattacttgttggttattaccgcattgtcggaactagaagcacaagcatttcgctacactcgcattaacatctgctaaccatgtgtatgtgacaaatacaatttgatttgattattacaGTCAATACTCCTCATTTTATTTGTTAAATTCGGAGCAAAAGAACACAGCCTTAGCCATGGAAAaagcatagaattgcaggaaattatcgGCAACTGCTAAATATTGTCTCAGTTACATGGCAGAATCCCTGGAAATGAGCTCAATTGTGAAATTCtgagaattgcaggaaatgttcTTACAAATGCTAAAATGgcacacacaaaaatacaaagATTGGGGCGTCTGGAAcagattactgttctatttgAGACCGCAAGCCTCTCCCCCCAATTTTCGCTCGATAACGTGACCGCCATAGTCCGTGTACCCACAGGCCAGATTAATCGAACCCCCTCAGTGACACATGCTACCTT
This genomic window from Oncorhynchus clarkii lewisi isolate Uvic-CL-2024 chromosome 32, UVic_Ocla_1.0, whole genome shotgun sequence contains:
- the LOC139392270 gene encoding histone H3-like centromeric protein A; its protein translation is MPRRDPDGSSASRRKGATPKHRPPAPTAPASTSPAARLSGPSAPAGVAPSRQKRRRFRPGTRALMEIRKYQKSTDLLLRKGPFARLVREVCQTYSRDFMRWQVYALLALQEAAEAFLVLLFSDAYLCTIHAKRVTLFPRDIQLARRIRGVDNL